The following are encoded in a window of Artemia franciscana chromosome 5, ASM3288406v1, whole genome shotgun sequence genomic DNA:
- the LOC136027502 gene encoding protein BTG2-like, which produces MRLEVTSAANFLVSLVRLKKTAAAIPQHQLDMLRENIIETLRLRYRDHWFPERPCKGSGYRCIRINGKIDPLLAQAGEDSGIPATFLYTLFPSELTMWVDPSEVSYRIGENGSICVLYDERQIAESIRLAQLSPTPSSSSYVSTPSSSPGLDYSDSSCKLDFAMDARNILAYEHMAAFVAS; this is translated from the coding sequence atgagattAGAAGTGACATCTGCTGCCAATTTTCTTGTCAGCCTGGTCAGGTTGAAGAAAACCGCGGCCGCCATTCCGCAACATCAGTTAGACATGTTAcgagaaaatattattgaaacCCTAAGATTGAGATACAGGGACCATTGGTTTCCTGAAAGGCCCTGTAAGGGATCAGGATACAGATGTATAAGGATTAACGGGAAAATTGACCCTTTACTTGCTCAGGCAGGTGAAGACTCGGGTATTCCAGCGACGTTTCTGTATACCCTGTTTCCAAGTGAATTAACAATGTGGGTGGATCCATCCGAAGTGTCTTATAGAATTGGTGAAAATGGTTCTATTTGCGTCCTTTATGATGAGCGTCAGATTGCTGAGTCAATACGATTGGCACAACTATCTCCAACACCATCTTCGTCATCATATGTTTCAACACCTTCATCCTCTCCTGGTCTTGATTATAGCGACTCTTCTTGCAAGCTAGACTTCGCAATGGACGCGCGCAATATCCTTGCATATGAGCATATGGCTGCTTTCGTCGCTAGTTAG